One window of Equus quagga isolate Etosha38 chromosome 4, UCLA_HA_Equagga_1.0, whole genome shotgun sequence genomic DNA carries:
- the LOC124238657 gene encoding multiple epidermal growth factor-like domains protein 10 gives MGIFCLQSSFALTQLSQACLPGFYGLNCAHICDCKNGASCDAASGQCICPAGFHGSQCEKECRSGQYGPNSAVKCQCVHRAPCSPCNGSCTCPSKRMGPTCEENGLDDPQ, from the exons ATGGGAATCTTTTGTCTGCAGTCAAGCTTCGCTCTCACACAGCTCTCTCAGG CATGCCTTCCTGGATTTTATGGCTTGAATTGTGCTCACATCTGTGACTGCAAAAATGGAGCCAGTTGTGATGCAGCAAGTGGACAGTGCATTTGTCCAGCAGGTTTCCATGGCAGCCAGTGTGAAAAAG AATGCAGGTCAGGCCAGTATGGACCTAACAGTGCCGTGAAGTGCCAATGTGTCCACAGAGCTCCCTGCAGCCCTTGCAACGGGAGCTGCACTTGCCCCTCGAAGAGAATGGGTCCAACTTGTGAGGAAAATGGTTTGGACGATCCTCAATAA